One segment of Thermococcus profundus DNA contains the following:
- a CDS encoding aldehyde ferredoxin oxidoreductase family protein, producing the protein MLKMSGYTGEILFVDLSSGTFRTEPTEKYAKDFLGGRGIATRILYENPDALAFMTGPLTSFVPSGSRMDVVGISPVTGLIGGSSTGGEFPVALKFAGYDGIVVTGKSEKPVFIRIEDSEVSIESAGELWGLNAFETIDTLTKDDPDLKVACIGRAGENGVKFAGIAFSHRNLASRGGLGAVMGAKKLKAIVVHGTKAVSPHDPNELMSIFEKIKESIVNSGEFLRFKDWHVNFVPTILKLKMPYFGDYEREWEKAEEAAMKAKEWFERHTVGRASCFSCPLRCWGVVNYEGETLPINLCQGTFPAVTFTLKTEDPELAWRIYRKCQSEGLDMMSATAVIAYASRLGLVRLGTEEVLELIEKIVTRQDEGNILAEGIKKASEHFGVPAVYMKGGMESWSSDVRPFVGSALAAAVADSGSVNRALYGFPEFYYHIKKEQAEMMATRFVGDVEAAYPWSYSESKVRFAVLWENLHIIADSLGVCVIALLTTPLKLWAEAYEAVTGEKIAEEELMTAAERIRTLERLFTLKHGDGRDDLSPRLFKDEPRLDKEKLEEMKRVYYSLRGWDEKGVPKPETIEKLGISGLVEL; encoded by the coding sequence ATGCTGAAGATGTCTGGATACACTGGGGAAATACTCTTCGTTGATTTGAGTTCTGGGACTTTTAGGACAGAACCAACGGAGAAATACGCCAAGGACTTCCTTGGTGGGAGGGGAATCGCCACCAGAATCCTCTATGAAAATCCCGACGCACTGGCCTTTATGACCGGACCACTGACCTCGTTCGTGCCTTCTGGTTCAAGAATGGACGTGGTAGGGATATCTCCAGTAACGGGACTGATCGGGGGAAGCAGTACGGGTGGTGAGTTCCCCGTTGCCCTGAAGTTCGCAGGCTACGACGGAATAGTGGTAACCGGAAAGAGCGAAAAGCCCGTTTTCATAAGAATAGAAGACAGTGAAGTCTCGATAGAGAGCGCGGGGGAACTCTGGGGCCTCAACGCTTTTGAGACCATAGATACACTCACTAAAGACGACCCAGATCTTAAAGTTGCATGCATAGGCAGGGCAGGCGAAAACGGCGTGAAGTTCGCGGGGATAGCATTCTCCCACAGAAACCTCGCCTCAAGGGGTGGACTCGGTGCCGTCATGGGCGCCAAAAAACTCAAGGCCATCGTCGTTCATGGTACAAAGGCGGTCAGTCCCCACGATCCCAATGAGCTTATGTCCATCTTTGAGAAGATAAAAGAGAGCATAGTGAACAGTGGAGAGTTCCTACGCTTCAAGGACTGGCACGTGAACTTCGTCCCAACGATCCTAAAGCTGAAGATGCCCTACTTCGGGGACTATGAGAGAGAGTGGGAAAAGGCTGAAGAGGCCGCCATGAAAGCTAAAGAATGGTTTGAAAGGCACACGGTCGGTAGGGCCAGCTGCTTCTCCTGCCCGCTGAGATGCTGGGGAGTAGTGAACTACGAGGGAGAAACCCTGCCCATAAACCTCTGTCAGGGAACTTTTCCGGCCGTAACCTTCACTCTCAAAACGGAGGATCCAGAGCTCGCCTGGAGAATTTACCGGAAGTGCCAGAGCGAAGGACTGGACATGATGAGTGCAACTGCTGTTATTGCCTACGCCTCCCGTCTTGGCTTAGTGAGGCTCGGAACCGAGGAAGTCCTTGAGCTTATCGAGAAGATAGTGACCAGGCAGGATGAAGGCAACATTCTTGCCGAGGGCATTAAAAAGGCAAGCGAGCACTTCGGCGTTCCAGCAGTTTACATGAAAGGGGGAATGGAGTCCTGGAGCAGCGATGTAAGGCCCTTCGTTGGTTCTGCACTCGCAGCTGCAGTGGCGGACTCAGGAAGCGTCAACCGTGCCCTCTACGGCTTTCCCGAGTTCTACTACCACATAAAGAAGGAGCAAGCCGAGATGATGGCAACCAGGTTCGTCGGGGACGTTGAGGCAGCCTATCCGTGGAGCTACTCGGAGAGCAAAGTCCGCTTTGCAGTCCTCTGGGAGAACCTTCACATCATAGCTGACTCCCTTGGGGTCTGTGTGATAGCGCTCCTCACCACGCCGCTGAAGCTGTGGGCGGAGGCCTACGAGGCCGTGACTGGGGAGAAGATAGCTGAGGAGGAGCTCATGACAGCGGCTGAGAGGATAAGAACCCTTGAGAGGCTCTTCACCCTCAAGCACGGAGACGGAAGGGACGACCTCTCCCCAAGGCTCTTCAAGGACGAGCCGAGGTTGGATAAGGAGAAGCTGGAGGAGATGAAGCGTGTTTATTACTCCTTGCGCGGCTGGGACGAGAAAGGAGTTCCCAAGCCTGAGACGATTGAAAAACTCGGGATAAGTGGCCTGGTAGAACTTTAG
- a CDS encoding 4Fe-4S dicluster domain-containing protein, translated as MSVKGTVFIDFSRCVGCKLCEIACSLTHEGVISPNLSRIHVLNYNWFNIPLNCRHCEKAPCVEVCPTGALFKDEDGVVMINQEKCIGCKMCAIACPFGIPQFDEVTGVMFKCDLCADRIAKGELPACVEACPMDALMFGDINEIVANKRIKKAEDIGKSLKII; from the coding sequence ATGTCAGTCAAGGGTACAGTCTTCATAGATTTTTCAAGATGTGTTGGGTGCAAGCTCTGCGAGATTGCTTGCTCTCTAACCCATGAAGGAGTAATCTCCCCAAACCTGTCAAGAATCCACGTACTAAACTACAACTGGTTCAACATCCCTCTTAACTGCCGCCATTGCGAGAAGGCTCCCTGTGTTGAGGTCTGCCCAACTGGAGCACTCTTCAAAGACGAAGACGGCGTAGTGATGATCAACCAAGAAAAGTGCATTGGATGTAAAATGTGTGCAATAGCCTGCCCCTTTGGAATTCCACAGTTTGATGAGGTCACTGGTGTCATGTTCAAGTGCGATCTCTGTGCAGACAGAATAGCTAAAGGAGAACTTCCAGCGTGTGTTGAAGCGTGCCCTATGGATGCCCTTATGTTCGGTGACATAAACGAGATAGTCGCTAACAAGAGAATCAAAAAGGCTGAAGACATCGGGAAATCGCTAAAGATAATTTGA
- a CDS encoding ABC transporter permease, with protein MNAIDQFKRSFAIAKKDMLIFYLKGPVVIMGLLFPFFLFLAFVIGRNLSGETLFAGLMGMTVFFTSTAVGPTIIPWECRGRTFERLITAPVSLATVLLGDFQASFYFGLGVSLAVSVPTMLYLGIHPGFALFLGSTLFALACFSAMTVLMSSYPPTDVPADVMMLSSLVKFSLLFISGIFVPLDKLPTYGRALSFVSPLTYYVDAVRHSLGGGYLPVWLDLTMLALFAVAFFLTGSGIHKKVLERRFT; from the coding sequence ATGAACGCGATTGACCAGTTCAAGCGCTCCTTTGCGATAGCCAAGAAGGACATGCTCATATTCTATCTCAAAGGGCCGGTCGTGATAATGGGATTGCTCTTCCCGTTCTTTCTGTTCCTGGCCTTTGTAATCGGGAGGAACCTGAGCGGGGAGACCCTCTTCGCCGGGCTGATGGGAATGACGGTCTTCTTCACCTCGACCGCCGTTGGGCCGACTATAATACCCTGGGAGTGCAGGGGAAGAACCTTCGAGAGGCTTATAACCGCCCCGGTCTCGCTCGCCACGGTCCTCCTGGGTGACTTTCAGGCCTCGTTCTACTTCGGGCTCGGCGTTTCTCTAGCCGTCTCAGTACCGACGATGCTCTACCTCGGGATACACCCGGGGTTTGCCCTCTTCCTTGGAAGCACACTCTTTGCCCTAGCATGCTTCTCGGCAATGACCGTACTGATGTCCTCCTACCCGCCGACGGACGTTCCAGCCGACGTCATGATGCTCTCCTCGCTCGTCAAGTTCTCGCTACTCTTCATAAGCGGCATCTTCGTCCCACTGGATAAGCTACCGACCTATGGAAGGGCCCTCTCCTTCGTCTCGCCGCTGACCTACTATGTGGATGCAGTGAGGCACTCCCTTGGGGGCGGCTACTTACCGGTCTGGCTTGATTTGACAATGCTGGCTCTCTTTGCAGTGGCATTCTTCCTGACCGGCTCGGGGATACACAAAAAAGTACTTGAAAGGAGGTTTACTTAG